One segment of Ipomoea triloba cultivar NCNSP0323 chromosome 12, ASM357664v1 DNA contains the following:
- the LOC115999349 gene encoding uncharacterized protein LOC115999349, with protein sequence MAKAYDRMECPFFSSNWVNLVMRCVTTVSYNILINGSNGGKVVPMRGLRQGDLLSPYLFIICAERLSLLLQEAQTTANAQEVDVVKQCLHTYESLSGQVVNFHKSNICFSKNTIGDTWDLVAGILGVEKACNFGRYLGLPSFIGRNKRAVFSYVEDKIKQRVGVWNKKLLTKAGKEVLLKSVA encoded by the exons ATGGCCAAAGCCTATGATAGAATGGAATGCCCTTTTTTCAGTTCGAACTGGGTAAATTTGGTTATGAGATGTGTGACCACTGTTTCTTATaacatccttatcaatgggaGCAATGGTGGTAAGGTGGTTCCCATGCGTGGCTTGCGTCAAGGGGACTTGCTCTCTCCATATCTTTTTATAATTTGTGCTGAGCGACTCTCTTTGTTGCTACAGGAGGCTCAGACGACAG ctaatGCTCAGGAAGTAGATGTAGTTAAGCAGTGTCTTCATACATACGAAAGTCTATCTGGCCAAGTGGTTAATTTCcataaatcaaatatttgtttTAGTAAAAACACTATTGGAGATACCTGGGATTTAGTTGCAGGTATTCTTGGAGTTGAGAAGGCATGCAATTTTGGCAGATATCTAGGCTTGCCATCATTTATTGGTAGAAACAAGCGGGCTGTATTTTCTTATGTTGAGGATAAGATCAAGCAGAGAGTGGGTGTCTGGAATAAGAAGCTTCTTACGAAGGCGGGGAAGGAAGTTCTGCTTAAAAGTGTGGCATAA
- the LOC115998106 gene encoding uncharacterized protein LOC115998106 produces MDSNAEQQEDFRFQLEGFRSRLENMRFRQVHFWSRQLLTVYQRILILIMAHPEYLRFRTSSLTTDNSGSWSRRPGNVLVVVEDLWSQLEDLWYQRDFSSRQLVRVGLRIISFLTSHPQYLSPQRSSHTTTSFRIQERIQAQIAGIFNDLVELELQANFVDVDYLDAQGLDELDEHLAETDGLRSGDTRPLASSRTTPSLRIHERIRAQIAGISNDLEELELQANLVDVDYLDALGLDESVEHGLRRGAPPAAVSVVNSLPCVVIKDHEQLDDNLACAICKDSLSVGSVVNQLPCSHVYHPSCILPWLSSRNTCPLCRYELPTDDQDYEVRKRLSGNEFVVRETQQLNMYEGSSSDAIDDAEAMEPREFGDGRTEQGEEVMSMSGSGRTTEPQELGQGGRSVQEEAMSMSGSDTRNTQRRWFFQALVAQVVSFGGIALTLWLGNRNQLTEKRRSSTLFSRTASNHPLSPRF; encoded by the coding sequence ATGGATTCCAATGCAGAACAGCAAGAAGATTTCAGGTTCCAGCTAGAAGGCTTCAGGTCCCGGCTAGAAAATATGAGGTTCCGGCAAGTACATTTCTGGTCCAGGCAATTACTTACTGTGTATCAGCGTATCTTAATTTTAATCATGGCACATCCAGAATATCTCAGGTTCCGAACAAGTTCTCTCACCACTGATAACAGTGGATCTTGGTCAAGGAGACCAGGTAATGTTTTGGTTGTGGTAGAAGATCTCTGGTCCCAGCTAGAAGATCTCTGGTACCAGCGAGATTTCAGCTCCAGGCAATTAGTTCGCGTGGGTCTGCGTATCATATCCTTTCTCACGTCCCATCCACAATATCTCAGTCCCCAAAGAAGTTCTCACACCACTACCAGTTTTAGAATTCAGGAGAGGATTCAAGCACAAATTGCTGGCATCTTCAATGATCTTGTGGAATTGGAGCTACAGGCTAATTTTGTGGATGTGGACTATCTAGATGCCCAAGGGCTTGATGAATTGGATGAGCATCTTGCAGAAACTGATGGTTTAAGAAGTGGTGACACGAGGCCCCTTGCAAGTTCTCGCACCACTCCCAGTTTGAGAATTCATGAGAGGATTCGAGCACAAATTGCTGGCATCTCTAATGATCTTGAGGAATTGGAGCTACAGGCTAATCTTGTGGATGTGGACTATCTAGATGCCCTAGGGCTTGATGAATCAGTTGAGCATGGCTTAAGAAGAGGAGCACCACCTGCAGCAGTCTCCGTTGTAAACAGTTTGCCATGTGTCGTTATTAAAGATCACGAGCAGCTTGATGATAACTTGGCTTGTGCAATATGCAAAGATTCTCTGTCTGTAGGATCTGTTGTAAACCAACTTCCTTGTTCCCATGTTTATCACCCTTCATGTATCTTGCCATGGTTAAGTTCAAGGAACACCTGTCCCCTTTGCCGATATGAGCTTCCAACTGACGATCAAGACTACGAGGTAAGAAAACGGTTGAGTGGAAATGAGTTTGTGGTTCGTGAAACTCAGCAGCTTAACATGTACGAAGGCAGTTCCTCAGATGCCATTGATGATGCCGAAGCAATGGAACCTCGTGAATTTGGTGATGGCAGAACAGAGCAAGGGGAAGAAGTGATGAGTATGAGTGGATCTGGCAGAACCACCGAGCCTCAAGAATTGGGTCAAGGCGGCAGAAGTGTGCAAGAAGAAGCGATGAGTATGAGTGGATCCGACACAAGAAACACCCAGCGGAGATGGTTTTTTCAAGCTCTGGTAGCACAAGTTGTAAGTTTTGGGGGTATTGCCCTTACATTGTGGTTGGGCAACCGCAACCAATTGACAGAGAAGAGGAGATCAAGCACTCTGTTCTCACGGACTGCTTCAAATCATCCCCTTTCACcaagattttaa
- the LOC115999348 gene encoding ATP-dependent DNA helicase PIF7-like, whose amino-acid sequence MRDVLRFCNPKSLEMPFGGKTIVFGGDFRQILPIIPKGSRQDIVNATINASYLWPYCKVLCLIKDMRLQSSSSNSDYENLKQFSEWIANIEDGEIQRQTIGCENITIPEENLLKYSGDPIATIVESTYPSHSNIFYDPTYLEKRAILAPTLDVVDSINKYMTSLNTYEGNTYFSFESACISDSNVDLLADAHKPEFLNVIKCSGVPNHELRLKVSILVMLLRNIDHSVGLCNGTRMIITKLGNHVLEAKVLSGSSASHKILIPRMSLTPSDLRLPFKFQRRQFPLIISYAITINQSQGQSLSHVGLFLKRPVFSHGQLYVAASRVTNPNRLKILICDKENTQSNSTTNIVYKEVFQNL is encoded by the coding sequence ATGCGTGATGTATTGCGTTTTTGCAATCCAAAAAGTTTAGAGATGCCTTTCggagggaaaactattgtaTTTGGCGGAGACTTTCGACAAATTTTGCCAATTATCCCAAAAGGAAGTAGACAGGATATTGttaatgcaacaataaatgcatcTTACTTGTGGCCGTACTGTAAAGTGTTATGTCTGATAAAAGATATGCGACTTCAAAGCTCATCCTCGAATAGTGATTATGAAAACTTAAAGCAATTCTCAGAATGGATTGCGAACATAGAAGATGGAGAAATTCAGCGGCAAACAATTGGATGCGAAAACATTACTATTCCAGAAGAGAATTTGTTGAAATATTCTGGAGATCCCATTGCAACTATTGTGGAAAGTACATATCCATCACACtccaatattttttatgatcCAACATACTTGGAAAAGAGGGCAATATTGGCTCCAACACTTGATGTGGTTGACTCTATCAATAAATATATGACTTCTTTAAACACATATGAAGGAAATACATATTTCAGCTTTGAGAGTGCTTGCATATCAGATTCAAATGTTGATTTATTAGCTGATGCGCACAAGCCTGAATTTTTGAATGTGATCAAGTGTTCTGGTGTGCCTAATCATGAACTCAGGCTGAAAGTAAGTATTTTGGTTATGCTCTTGAGAAATATTGACCACTCAGTTGGTTTGTGTAATGGGACAAGGATGATTATTACTAAACTTGGAAATCATGTTTTAGAAGCAAAGGTATTATCTGGAAGTAGTGCAAGTCATAAAATCTTGATTCCAAGAATGTCATTAACTCCTTCAGATTTGAGAttgccttttaaatttcaaagaagacaattcccTCTAATCATCTCTTATGCAATAACGATTAACCAGAGTCAAGGTCAATCACTTTCTCATGTAGGCCTCTTTTTGAAAAGACCAGTATTTAGTCATGGGCAATTATATGTTGCTGCTTCAAGAGTCACCAACCCAAACAGATTGAAGATTTTGATTTGTGataaggagaacacccaaagtaattccacaacaaacattgtatacaaagaggttttccaaaatttgtaa
- the LOC115999259 gene encoding uncharacterized protein LOC115999259 isoform X2 has protein sequence MNSNSEDSAGPLSSCVLCLRILTSDNDVSDVDHINLCSDCKFLLLEDLDSPIRDVYRWRTSGLRRTRQNQDNNLEHDDHSFDGDASARSWRLTSSRSTPSGPRRWRLRRTRQNQDNNLEHDDHSVNENASTRSWQQTNSRTTPNGSRRWRVPSDTESDVIDSVFSESESNLSFSGYRVMHSENETVSYSAYGGSSTASVDGSSFLGIGNSADEGSDLDTDTDIDPMRAGMYPWDSDQEEDDNGWQEADSEENTVGVLGDRSLQRSVTLHESTWGRLGILSAEFEGTIDLRIQERIRAQIAGISNDLEELELHANFVDADYLDAQGFDELVEHLAETDGLRRGAPPAAVSVVNSLPRIVIKDHKQLDDLACAVCKDSLFVGTVVNQLPCSHVYHPSCILPWLSSRNTCPLCRYELPTDDQDYEDRKLRNGNEFAIRETRQHDMNEGSSLDAIDDTEAMEPREFGHGRTEQGEVTSMSRSSTRTARGRWFFLAAAAPVISVVGIAIALWLGNPLTEQSRSSILRAFCPHRQLSNHPPHSPRVNNRERRWWSPF, from the exons ATGAATTCCAATTCAGAAGATAGTGCTGGCCCTCTTTCTTCCTGTGTTTTATGTCTGAGAATCCTGACATCTGACAATGATGTCAGTGATGTTGACCATATAAATCTGTGTAGTGATTGTAAGTTCTTGCTCCTAGAAGATCTTGATTCCCCTATACGAGATGTGTATCGGTGGAGGACATCTGGGTTAAGAAGAACAAG GCAAAACCAGGATAACAATTTGGAGCATGATGATCATTCTTTCGATGGAGATGCTAGTGCAAGGTCATGGCGGCTAACAAGTTCTCGCAGCACTCCCAGTGGACCTAGGAGGTGGAGGCTAAGAAGAACAAG GCAAAACCAGGACAATAATTTAGAGCATGATGATCATTCTGTCAATGAAAATGCTAGTACAAGGTCATGGCAGCAAACAAATTCCCGCACCACTCCCAATGGATCTAGGAGGTGGAGAGTGCCTTCTGATACTGAAAGTGATGTAATTGATTCTGTCTTTTCAGAGAGTGAATCAAATCTCAGCTTCAGTGGCTATAGGGTTATGCATAGTGAAAATGAAACCGTTTCCTATAGTGCCTATGGAGGGAGCTCTACTGCTTCTGTTGATGGTAGTAGCTTTCTTGGCATTGGAAATTCTGCAGATGAAGGAAGTGATCTTGACACTGATACTGATATTGACCCCATGCGTGCTGGTATGTACCCTTGGGACTCGGATCAAGAAGAGGATGACAATGGATGGCAAGAGGCTGATAGCGAGGAAAACACAGTCGGTGTTCTTGGTGATAGATCTCTGCAAAGGTCAGTGACTTTGCATGAGAGCACTTGGGGAAGACTGGGCATTCTTTCTGCAGAATTTGAGGgtacaattgatttgagaattcAGGAGAGGATTCGAGCACAAATTGCTGGCATCTCTAATGATCTCGAGGAATTGGAGCTACATGCTAATTTTGTGGATGCAGACTATCTAGATGCCCAAGGGTTTGATGAATTGGTCGAGCATCTTGCTGAAACTGATGGTTTAAGAAGAGGAGCACCACCTGCAGCAGTCTCCGTTGTAAACAGTTTGCCACGTATAGTTATTAAAGATCACAAGCAGCTTGATGACTTGGCTTGTGCAGTATGCAAAGATTCTCTATTTGTAGGAACTGTAGTAAACCAACTTCCTTGTTCTCATGTTTATCACCCTTCTTGTATCTTGCCATGGTTAAGTTCAAGGAACACCTGTCCCCTTTGCCGATATGAGCTTCCAACCGATGATCAAGATTACGAGGACAGAAAACTGAGGAATGGAAATGAGTTTGCGATTCGTGAAACTCGGCAGCATGACATGAACGAGGGCAGTTCCTTAGATGCCATTGATGATACTGAAGCAATGGAACCTCGTGAATTTGGTCATGGAAGAACTGAGCAAGGGGAAGTCACGAGTATGAGTAGATCCAGCACCCGAACTGCCCGGGGGAGATGGTTTTTTCTAGCTGCTGCAGCACCCGTTATTAGTGTTGTTGGTATTGCCATTGCGTTGTGGTTGGGCAACCCATTGACAGAGCAGAGTAGGTCAAGCATCCTTCGAGCATTCTGTCCTCACAGACAGCTTTCAAATCATCCTCCCCATTCACCAAGAGTGAACAACCGAGAAAGGAGATGGTGGTCTCCGTTTTAG
- the LOC115999259 gene encoding uncharacterized protein LOC115999259 isoform X1, with protein sequence MNSNSEDSAGPLSSCVLCLRILTSDNDVSDVDHINLCSDCKFLLLEDLDSPIRDVYRWRTSGLRRTRQNQDNNLEHDDHSFDGDASARSWRLTSSRSTPSGPRRWRLRRTRYNSSSESIENLFSQQFSHLINLARQNQDNNLEHDDHSVNENASTRSWQQTNSRTTPNGSRRWRVPSDTESDVIDSVFSESESNLSFSGYRVMHSENETVSYSAYGGSSTASVDGSSFLGIGNSADEGSDLDTDTDIDPMRAGMYPWDSDQEEDDNGWQEADSEENTVGVLGDRSLQRSVTLHESTWGRLGILSAEFEGTIDLRIQERIRAQIAGISNDLEELELHANFVDADYLDAQGFDELVEHLAETDGLRRGAPPAAVSVVNSLPRIVIKDHKQLDDLACAVCKDSLFVGTVVNQLPCSHVYHPSCILPWLSSRNTCPLCRYELPTDDQDYEDRKLRNGNEFAIRETRQHDMNEGSSLDAIDDTEAMEPREFGHGRTEQGEVTSMSRSSTRTARGRWFFLAAAAPVISVVGIAIALWLGNPLTEQSRSSILRAFCPHRQLSNHPPHSPRVNNRERRWWSPF encoded by the exons ATGAATTCCAATTCAGAAGATAGTGCTGGCCCTCTTTCTTCCTGTGTTTTATGTCTGAGAATCCTGACATCTGACAATGATGTCAGTGATGTTGACCATATAAATCTGTGTAGTGATTGTAAGTTCTTGCTCCTAGAAGATCTTGATTCCCCTATACGAGATGTGTATCGGTGGAGGACATCTGGGTTAAGAAGAACAAG GCAAAACCAGGATAACAATTTGGAGCATGATGATCATTCTTTCGATGGAGATGCTAGTGCAAGGTCATGGCGGCTAACAAGTTCTCGCAGCACTCCCAGTGGACCTAGGAGGTGGAGGCTAAGAAGAACAAGGTATAATAGCAGTTCTGAGTCCATTGAGAATCTTTTTTCACAACAGTTCTCACATTTGATTAATTTGGCAAGGCAAAACCAGGACAATAATTTAGAGCATGATGATCATTCTGTCAATGAAAATGCTAGTACAAGGTCATGGCAGCAAACAAATTCCCGCACCACTCCCAATGGATCTAGGAGGTGGAGAGTGCCTTCTGATACTGAAAGTGATGTAATTGATTCTGTCTTTTCAGAGAGTGAATCAAATCTCAGCTTCAGTGGCTATAGGGTTATGCATAGTGAAAATGAAACCGTTTCCTATAGTGCCTATGGAGGGAGCTCTACTGCTTCTGTTGATGGTAGTAGCTTTCTTGGCATTGGAAATTCTGCAGATGAAGGAAGTGATCTTGACACTGATACTGATATTGACCCCATGCGTGCTGGTATGTACCCTTGGGACTCGGATCAAGAAGAGGATGACAATGGATGGCAAGAGGCTGATAGCGAGGAAAACACAGTCGGTGTTCTTGGTGATAGATCTCTGCAAAGGTCAGTGACTTTGCATGAGAGCACTTGGGGAAGACTGGGCATTCTTTCTGCAGAATTTGAGGgtacaattgatttgagaattcAGGAGAGGATTCGAGCACAAATTGCTGGCATCTCTAATGATCTCGAGGAATTGGAGCTACATGCTAATTTTGTGGATGCAGACTATCTAGATGCCCAAGGGTTTGATGAATTGGTCGAGCATCTTGCTGAAACTGATGGTTTAAGAAGAGGAGCACCACCTGCAGCAGTCTCCGTTGTAAACAGTTTGCCACGTATAGTTATTAAAGATCACAAGCAGCTTGATGACTTGGCTTGTGCAGTATGCAAAGATTCTCTATTTGTAGGAACTGTAGTAAACCAACTTCCTTGTTCTCATGTTTATCACCCTTCTTGTATCTTGCCATGGTTAAGTTCAAGGAACACCTGTCCCCTTTGCCGATATGAGCTTCCAACCGATGATCAAGATTACGAGGACAGAAAACTGAGGAATGGAAATGAGTTTGCGATTCGTGAAACTCGGCAGCATGACATGAACGAGGGCAGTTCCTTAGATGCCATTGATGATACTGAAGCAATGGAACCTCGTGAATTTGGTCATGGAAGAACTGAGCAAGGGGAAGTCACGAGTATGAGTAGATCCAGCACCCGAACTGCCCGGGGGAGATGGTTTTTTCTAGCTGCTGCAGCACCCGTTATTAGTGTTGTTGGTATTGCCATTGCGTTGTGGTTGGGCAACCCATTGACAGAGCAGAGTAGGTCAAGCATCCTTCGAGCATTCTGTCCTCACAGACAGCTTTCAAATCATCCTCCCCATTCACCAAGAGTGAACAACCGAGAAAGGAGATGGTGGTCTCCGTTTTAG